A genomic region of Streptomyces sp. NBC_00247 contains the following coding sequences:
- a CDS encoding methylmalonyl-CoA mutase family protein → MTVLPADGLPLAAEFADASPDQWQTLVEGVLRKSGKDVTGEAALEALSTTLEDGLITRPLYTSRDSAPPAGLPGFAPFTRGGGPAGNAAGGWDVRQRHALTDPARLNEALLADLENGVTSLWLGVGGPGGVPVSGLERALDGVLLDLAPLTLDAGDDSHAAAELLRLYADRGVAPEAVRGGLGIDPLGRSARTGAKPDLTTAVEWAARCAGEWPGLRALSVDALPYHEAGGGAAQELGLSLATGVAYLRALTAAGLSVEAACSQLEFRYAATADQFLTIAKLRAARRLWARVAQACGAPGAGAQRQHAVTSSVMMTRRDPWVNMLRTTLACLGAGVGGADAVTVLPFDEALGLPDAFARRIARNTSTILMEESHLARVVDPAGGSWYVERLTEELAVAAWAFFQEIEAAGGQEAAAASGLVAERLAAAWEKRSRDLARRKEPVTGVSEFPHLAEPPVEREAAPPAPSGGLPKVRRDEAFEALRSRSDAHLAATGARPKIFLAALGPASAHTARASFAANLFQAGGIETIHRPATVDAVTAADAFAASGASVACLCSSDAVYEQEAAGVAAALVAAGAGRVLLAGRPAEMDGVDAYVFAGCDAVAVLSFELDRLGVA, encoded by the coding sequence ATGACGGTCCTGCCTGCTGACGGGCTCCCCCTGGCCGCCGAATTCGCTGACGCCTCCCCGGACCAGTGGCAGACCCTCGTCGAGGGCGTGCTGCGCAAGTCGGGCAAGGACGTCACGGGTGAGGCCGCGCTGGAAGCCCTGTCCACGACGCTGGAAGACGGGCTCATCACCCGCCCCCTGTACACCTCCCGGGACAGCGCGCCCCCGGCCGGGCTGCCCGGCTTCGCGCCCTTCACCCGGGGCGGCGGACCTGCCGGGAACGCGGCAGGCGGCTGGGACGTGCGGCAGCGCCACGCGCTGACCGACCCGGCCCGGCTCAACGAGGCCCTGCTCGCCGACCTGGAGAACGGCGTCACCTCGCTGTGGCTCGGTGTCGGCGGCCCCGGCGGCGTACCCGTCTCCGGCCTGGAGCGGGCGCTGGACGGCGTCCTCCTCGACCTCGCCCCGCTCACCCTCGACGCCGGGGACGACTCCCATGCGGCGGCGGAGCTGCTGCGGCTGTACGCGGACCGGGGTGTCGCCCCGGAGGCCGTACGCGGCGGGCTCGGCATCGACCCGCTGGGCCGGTCGGCCCGTACGGGTGCCAAGCCCGACCTCACCACGGCCGTCGAGTGGGCCGCCCGGTGCGCCGGGGAGTGGCCGGGGCTGCGGGCGCTGAGCGTGGACGCGCTGCCCTACCACGAGGCCGGTGGCGGCGCCGCCCAGGAGCTTGGCCTCTCGCTCGCCACCGGGGTGGCGTACCTCCGGGCGCTGACCGCCGCCGGGCTGTCCGTCGAGGCGGCCTGCTCGCAGCTGGAGTTCCGCTACGCGGCGACCGCCGACCAGTTCCTGACGATCGCCAAGCTGCGGGCCGCGCGCCGGCTGTGGGCGCGGGTCGCTCAGGCCTGCGGGGCGCCCGGCGCGGGTGCGCAGCGGCAGCACGCGGTGACCTCGTCGGTGATGATGACGCGGCGCGACCCCTGGGTGAACATGCTCCGCACCACGCTCGCCTGTCTGGGTGCCGGGGTCGGTGGCGCGGACGCGGTGACCGTCCTCCCCTTCGACGAGGCGCTCGGACTGCCGGACGCCTTCGCCCGGCGGATCGCCCGGAACACCTCCACCATCCTGATGGAGGAGTCGCACCTGGCACGGGTCGTCGACCCGGCGGGCGGCTCCTGGTACGTGGAGCGCCTCACCGAGGAACTGGCCGTCGCCGCCTGGGCGTTCTTCCAGGAGATCGAGGCCGCGGGCGGCCAGGAGGCGGCCGCCGCCTCGGGGCTGGTCGCCGAACGGCTCGCCGCGGCCTGGGAGAAGCGCTCCCGGGACCTGGCGCGCCGCAAGGAGCCGGTGACGGGGGTCAGCGAGTTCCCGCACCTGGCCGAACCGCCGGTGGAACGCGAGGCGGCGCCCCCTGCGCCGTCCGGAGGCCTGCCGAAGGTCCGCCGCGACGAGGCGTTCGAGGCGCTGCGGAGCCGGTCGGACGCCCATCTGGCAGCGACCGGTGCCCGCCCGAAGATCTTCCTGGCGGCCCTCGGTCCGGCGTCGGCGCACACCGCCCGTGCCTCCTTCGCCGCCAACCTCTTCCAGGCCGGCGGCATCGAGACGATCCACCGGCCGGCGACCGTGGACGCCGTCACGGCCGCGGACGCCTTCGCCGCGTCCGGTGCGTCCGTCGCCTGCCTCTGCTCGTCGGACGCGGTGTACGAGCAGGAGGCGGCCGGGGTCGCCGCGGCGCTCGTGGCCGCCGGGGCCGGCCGGGTGCTGCTCGCCGGCCGCCCCGCCGAGATGGACGGGGTCGACGCCTACGTCTTCGCGGGCTGCGACGCCGTCGCCGTGCTCTCCTTCGAACTCGACCGACTGGGAGTGGCGTGA
- the rho gene encoding transcription termination factor Rho — translation MTTTLERPVSAQHAPVAAAGVLDTPESGHGMLRGPHGHPAPGDVRVPAALISRYGLRKGDFVQGGCDRPGALTVVDLVNGLPPQALRPRPHFHELTPLHPRERLRLETRTGGPAPRLVDLIAPVGKGQRGLIVAPPKTGKTVLLQQLAAAVATNHPECHLMVVLLDERPEEVTDMRRSVRGDVLASTFDRPAKEHIALANLAVERGKRLVEQGQDVVILLDSLTRLCRAHNNAAGPGGRTLSGGVDAAALQGPKKLFGAARLTEEGGSLTILATALVETGSRADDFFFEELKGTGNMELRLDRALADRRIFPAIDIAPSGTRREELLLSEAELTATHGLRRALHGRDSKAALEAVLDKVRKTPDNAAFLRQVHQTVPGA, via the coding sequence GTGACCACCACACTCGAACGCCCCGTATCCGCCCAGCACGCGCCCGTCGCCGCCGCCGGTGTCCTCGACACCCCGGAGAGCGGCCACGGCATGCTGCGCGGACCGCACGGGCATCCTGCCCCCGGCGACGTCCGCGTCCCGGCCGCGTTGATCAGCAGGTACGGGCTGCGCAAGGGCGACTTCGTCCAGGGCGGCTGCGACCGTCCGGGCGCGCTCACCGTCGTCGACCTTGTCAACGGGCTGCCCCCGCAGGCCCTTCGCCCACGCCCGCACTTCCACGAACTGACGCCGCTGCACCCCCGGGAACGGCTGCGCCTGGAGACCCGTACGGGCGGACCGGCGCCCCGCCTCGTCGACCTGATCGCGCCGGTCGGCAAGGGACAGCGTGGTCTGATCGTCGCTCCTCCCAAGACCGGCAAGACGGTGCTGCTCCAGCAACTGGCGGCGGCCGTCGCGACGAACCACCCGGAATGCCATCTCATGGTGGTGCTGCTCGACGAGCGCCCCGAGGAGGTCACGGACATGCGCCGGTCGGTGCGCGGCGACGTGCTCGCCTCCACGTTCGACCGTCCGGCGAAGGAGCACATCGCACTGGCCAACCTGGCCGTGGAGCGGGGCAAGCGGCTCGTGGAGCAGGGACAGGACGTCGTCATCCTCCTCGACTCGCTCACCCGGCTCTGCCGGGCCCACAACAACGCGGCGGGCCCCGGTGGGCGCACGCTGAGCGGCGGCGTCGACGCGGCGGCGCTCCAAGGCCCGAAGAAGCTGTTCGGGGCGGCGCGACTGACCGAGGAGGGCGGCTCGCTGACCATCCTGGCGACAGCGCTGGTGGAGACCGGATCGCGCGCGGACGACTTCTTCTTCGAGGAGCTCAAGGGCACCGGCAACATGGAACTCCGCCTGGACCGCGCACTGGCCGACCGTCGAATCTTCCCTGCGATCGACATCGCACCCTCCGGCACACGACGGGAGGAACTCCTGCTCTCCGAAGCGGAGTTGACGGCAACGCACGGACTGCGTCGCGCCCTGCACGGCCGGGACAGCAAGGCCGCGCTCGAAGCCGTACTGGACAAGGTCCGCAAGACGCCCGACAACGCGGCCTTCCTGCGGCAGGTGCACCAGACGGTTCCCGGCGCCTGA
- the meaB gene encoding methylmalonyl Co-A mutase-associated GTPase MeaB, giving the protein MAPTIDIESYAKGVLDGKRAFVARAITLVESSRPDHRVLAQELLSRLLPHAGRARRVGISGVPGVGKSTFIDALGTLLTGLGHRVAVLAVDPSSTRTGGSILGDKTRMERLSVDPRAFVRPSPSAGTLGGVAKATRESMVVMEAAGYDVVLVETVGVGQSETAVARMVDTFLLLTLARTGDQLQGIKKGVLELADVITVNKADGPHEREARSAARELAGALRLMHPADAAWTPPVLTCSAREATGLDTVWESLVQHRTLLESTGRLAAKRSEQQVDWTWSMVRDELLESLRSHPDVRARAPELERRVREGGLTATLAAEEILAAFRGGSGRG; this is encoded by the coding sequence ATGGCGCCGACGATCGACATCGAGAGTTACGCGAAGGGGGTACTCGACGGGAAGCGCGCGTTCGTCGCGCGCGCCATCACCCTCGTCGAGTCCTCCCGCCCCGACCACCGGGTGCTGGCCCAGGAGTTGCTGAGCAGATTGCTGCCGCACGCGGGCCGGGCCCGTCGGGTGGGGATCAGCGGGGTGCCCGGGGTCGGCAAGTCGACCTTCATCGACGCGCTCGGCACCCTGCTCACGGGGCTGGGGCACCGGGTCGCGGTGCTCGCCGTGGACCCGTCGTCCACCCGGACCGGCGGCTCCATCCTGGGTGACAAGACCCGGATGGAGCGCCTCTCCGTGGACCCTCGCGCGTTCGTCCGCCCGTCGCCCTCGGCCGGCACGCTGGGCGGGGTGGCGAAGGCGACCCGCGAGTCCATGGTGGTGATGGAGGCGGCGGGTTACGACGTGGTGCTGGTGGAGACGGTCGGCGTCGGCCAGTCGGAGACCGCGGTGGCGCGGATGGTCGACACCTTCCTCCTCCTCACCCTGGCGCGTACGGGCGACCAGCTCCAGGGCATCAAGAAGGGCGTTCTGGAACTGGCGGACGTCATCACGGTGAACAAGGCGGACGGCCCGCACGAACGCGAGGCCCGCTCGGCCGCACGCGAACTCGCGGGCGCCCTGAGGCTGATGCACCCCGCCGACGCGGCGTGGACCCCGCCGGTCCTCACCTGCAGCGCACGTGAGGCGACGGGCCTGGACACGGTGTGGGAGAGCTTGGTGCAGCACCGCACCCTGCTGGAATCGACGGGGCGCCTGGCGGCGAAGCGGAGCGAGCAGCAGGTGGACTGGACGTGGAGCATGGTCCGGGACGAACTGCTGGAGAGCCTGCGCTCCCACCCGGACGTACGGGCGCGCGCGCCGGAGCTGGAACGGCGGGTGCGCGAGGGCGGTCTGACGGCGACGCTGGCCGCCGAGGAGATCCTCGCGGCGTTCCGGGGCGGTTCCGGGCGCGGGTGA
- a CDS encoding DoxX family protein, with translation MTHRSAVALAALLAGAGALHLAAPRPFDSLVPSTLPGTPRTWTYASAGVELALAAGVLAPRTRRVAALGAAAFFVAVLPGNVKMAADWRHRPAPQRALAYARVPLQVPLVMWARRVARQA, from the coding sequence ATGACCCACCGTTCCGCCGTCGCCCTGGCCGCTCTGCTGGCCGGTGCGGGAGCGCTGCACCTCGCGGCGCCCCGCCCCTTCGACTCACTCGTCCCGAGCACCCTGCCGGGAACCCCGCGCACCTGGACGTACGCGAGCGCCGGCGTCGAACTCGCCCTCGCGGCGGGCGTTCTCGCTCCGCGGACCCGCCGTGTGGCGGCTCTCGGGGCCGCCGCGTTCTTCGTGGCCGTGCTCCCCGGCAACGTGAAGATGGCGGCCGACTGGCGCCACCGCCCCGCACCGCAACGCGCCCTGGCCTACGCGCGCGTGCCGCTCCAGGTACCCCTGGTGATGTGGGCCCGCCGGGTCGCCCGGCAGGCGTGA
- a CDS encoding FBP domain-containing protein, producing MNPLTEQEIRAAFVNCSKGEAKRLAVPRDLADREWDDLDFLGWRDPQAPDRAYLVTESEGRPKAIVLRSSGAVAGRQRRSMCSMCLTTHSGGVSLMVAPKAGKAGQQGNSVGAYLCSDLACSLYVRGKKDAGPGARLRESLTLEEKIGRTSANIAAFLAQVTA from the coding sequence ATGAATCCGCTGACTGAACAAGAGATCCGCGCCGCGTTCGTGAACTGCAGCAAGGGCGAGGCGAAGCGTCTGGCCGTTCCGCGCGACCTGGCGGACCGCGAGTGGGACGACCTGGACTTTCTCGGCTGGCGCGACCCCCAGGCGCCCGACCGCGCCTACCTCGTCACGGAATCGGAGGGCCGCCCGAAGGCGATCGTGCTGCGCAGCTCCGGCGCGGTGGCCGGCCGCCAGCGACGGAGCATGTGCTCGATGTGCCTGACCACGCACTCGGGCGGCGTCTCCCTGATGGTCGCCCCGAAGGCCGGCAAGGCGGGACAGCAGGGCAACTCGGTGGGCGCCTACCTCTGCAGCGACCTCGCCTGCTCCCTGTACGTCCGGGGCAAGAAGGACGCGGGCCCCGGCGCCCGGCTGCGCGAGTCGCTCACGCTGGAGGAGAAGATCGGGCGGACCTCCGCGAACATCGCCGCGTTCCTCGCCCAGGTGACGGCGTGA
- the scpA gene encoding methylmalonyl-CoA mutase, producing MRNPVNPEAAGTSGAAASPVPDFSAVPLDGDTPQPPSADHWRAAVKESTGSSVDDLLWETPEGITVKPLYTEADLAGVDFLDTFPGIAPYLRGPYPTMYVNQPWTIRQYAGFSTAEESNAFYRRNLAAGQKGLSVAFDLPTHRGYDSDHPRVTGDVGMAGVAIDSILDMRQLFDGIPLDRMSVSMTMNGAVLPVLALYIVAAEEQGVPPEKLAGTIQNDILKEFMVRNTYIYPPGPSMRIISDIFAYTSRKMPRYNSISISGYHIQEAGATADLELAYTLADGVEYLRAGRDAGLDVDAFAPRLSFFWAIGMNFFMEIAKLRAARLLWAKLVGEFEPKNPKSLSLRTHSQTSGWSLTAQDVFNNVTRTCVEAMAATQGHTQSLHTNALDEALALPTDFSARIARNTQLLLQQESGTGRVIDPWGGSAYVEKLTYDLARRAWQHIEEVEAAGGMAKAIDAGIPKLRIEEAAARTQARIDSGRQPVIGVNKYRVETDEKIDVRSVDNSSVRTQQIEKLRRLRAERDESACQDALRALTEAAGRAPGPDLEDNLLALAVDAARAMATVGEISDALEKVYGRHAGQIRTISGVYRKEAGESPSVDRTRELVDAFEEAEGRRPRILVAKMGQDGHDRGQKVIASAFADLGFDVDVGPLFQTPAEVARQAVEADVHIVGVSSLAAGHLTLVPALREELAAEGREDIMIVVGGVIPPQDVEALHEAGAASVFPPGTVIPDAAYDLVRRLGTALGHEL from the coding sequence ATGCGGAACCCCGTGAACCCCGAAGCCGCAGGCACGTCCGGGGCAGCCGCGAGCCCCGTGCCGGACTTCTCCGCGGTGCCCCTGGACGGGGACACTCCCCAGCCGCCCTCGGCCGACCACTGGCGGGCCGCGGTGAAGGAGTCGACCGGCAGTTCGGTGGACGACCTGCTGTGGGAGACCCCCGAGGGCATCACCGTCAAGCCGCTGTACACCGAGGCCGATCTGGCGGGCGTCGACTTCCTCGACACCTTCCCCGGCATCGCCCCGTACCTGCGCGGCCCGTACCCGACGATGTACGTCAACCAGCCGTGGACGATCCGTCAGTACGCCGGTTTCTCCACGGCCGAGGAGTCCAACGCCTTCTACCGGCGCAACCTCGCGGCCGGCCAGAAGGGGCTCTCGGTCGCCTTCGACCTGCCCACGCACCGGGGGTACGACAGCGACCACCCCCGGGTGACCGGGGACGTCGGCATGGCGGGGGTGGCGATCGACTCGATCCTCGACATGCGCCAGTTGTTCGACGGCATCCCGCTGGACCGGATGTCGGTGTCGATGACGATGAACGGCGCGGTGCTGCCCGTGCTGGCGCTGTACATCGTGGCCGCCGAGGAGCAGGGCGTACCGCCCGAGAAGCTGGCCGGGACCATCCAGAACGACATCCTCAAGGAGTTCATGGTCCGCAACACCTACATCTATCCGCCGGGCCCCTCCATGCGGATCATCTCGGACATCTTCGCGTACACCTCGCGGAAGATGCCGCGTTACAACTCGATCTCCATCTCCGGGTACCACATCCAGGAGGCCGGGGCCACGGCCGACCTGGAACTGGCCTACACCCTGGCGGACGGGGTGGAGTACCTGCGGGCCGGGCGGGACGCGGGTCTGGACGTGGACGCGTTCGCGCCCCGGCTGTCGTTCTTCTGGGCGATCGGCATGAACTTCTTCATGGAGATCGCCAAGCTCCGGGCGGCCCGGCTGCTCTGGGCCAAGCTGGTCGGGGAGTTCGAGCCCAAGAACCCCAAGTCCCTCTCGCTGCGCACCCATTCGCAGACCTCCGGCTGGTCGCTGACCGCTCAGGACGTGTTCAACAACGTCACCCGCACCTGCGTGGAGGCGATGGCCGCCACCCAGGGGCACACGCAGTCCCTGCACACCAACGCGCTGGACGAGGCGCTCGCGTTGCCCACCGACTTCTCGGCGCGCATCGCCCGCAACACGCAGCTGCTCCTCCAGCAGGAGTCCGGCACCGGGCGGGTCATCGACCCGTGGGGCGGCAGCGCCTACGTGGAGAAGCTGACGTACGACCTGGCGCGGCGGGCCTGGCAGCACATCGAGGAGGTCGAGGCGGCCGGCGGCATGGCGAAGGCCATCGACGCGGGCATCCCCAAGCTGAGGATCGAGGAGGCCGCCGCCCGGACCCAGGCACGCATCGACTCGGGCCGTCAGCCGGTCATCGGGGTCAACAAGTACCGCGTGGAGACGGACGAGAAGATCGACGTCCGCTCGGTCGACAACTCCTCCGTGCGCACCCAGCAGATCGAGAAGCTGCGGCGCCTGCGGGCGGAACGGGACGAGAGCGCCTGCCAGGACGCGCTGCGCGCGCTGACCGAGGCGGCCGGGCGAGCCCCGGGCCCCGATCTGGAGGACAACCTGCTGGCGCTGGCGGTGGACGCGGCACGTGCCATGGCCACGGTCGGCGAGATCTCGGACGCGCTGGAGAAGGTGTACGGACGCCACGCCGGCCAGATCCGTACGATCTCCGGGGTGTACCGCAAAGAGGCAGGAGAGTCCCCGTCGGTGGACCGCACCCGCGAGTTGGTCGACGCCTTCGAGGAGGCGGAGGGCCGCCGCCCGCGCATCCTGGTGGCGAAGATGGGCCAGGACGGCCACGACCGCGGCCAGAAGGTGATCGCGTCGGCCTTCGCCGACCTGGGCTTCGACGTGGACGTCGGCCCGCTGTTCCAGACGCCCGCCGAGGTGGCGCGGCAGGCGGTCGAGGCGGACGTGCACATCGTGGGCGTCTCGTCGCTGGCCGCCGGTCACCTCACGCTCGTTCCCGCGCTGCGGGAGGAGCTGGCGGCCGAGGGGCGCGAGGACATCATGATCGTGGTGGGCGGGGTGATCCCGCCGCAGGACGTCGAGGCCCTGCACGAGGCGGGCGCCGCCTCCGTCTTCCCGCCGGGCACGGTCATCCCGGACGCCGCGTACGACTTGGTGCGGCGGCTCGGTACGGCGCTCGGCCACGAGCTGTGA